The sequence GCGTGCAATACGGAACCCTGAGTTACGCCAATAATCGTACTTTGGTCGATCATAGCCCGTTTGCCCTTACGTTGTTCTGGCAGTAAAACAGCGCCATGATGGGCATTGGGATGCCCTTTATTGTGCATATAGTAATTGTTGCGTTCCAGATAGATGTCTTCATCCGGCTTCGGCTTGGGATTTCACTGTGACGAATCGTGTGCCGACGAATTGCCCAGCATGTATGTAATCTATCTGTGTGGAACTTAATATCATCTTTTACACGTCTAACGTAGGATTTCCGGATGATTCCTGATGCAGCACCGGAGCAATAATACAGAGGATAAAATCGGATAAATTGACTCCATCAAATGGAATATTCTCCCTTACAAACTTTATTAGGctgtatgtacatgcatgtattAACTCAAGTGTGGACAACTATAGTGCCTAGGGTTTGAGATTTCTTTCCATCTAGTGAACTCCTAACGATTTTGCTTCCATTCACTGACTCAATTGGTCAACAATTTCATGACCATAACAACGGATAGAGTGAGATTTCAAGTCTGTAACTCGGCATATCCTTGAACTCGGCAATTCAATCTTTACAATTTTGCTTTAGCAGCGAACCGTATCGTCGATAGTGATGGTAGAATTCATGCTCTTTAGTCCTAGCCATTGTAATTCGAGATGTTTCACAACAGCACGATAGATCATATATATGACTTGACTGCATGTGCTTTGGCAAAGCCTACATGTACCGTGGAGAACCTCTCATTGCCTCGTCATCCCAAGAAAAATCATCTCAGTAAACTGTGGTATTGGACCATGGCAACTACGCGATGCTGGCCAACTTTGGACTCGCTGTTGGGTGGTTTCCTGGACACTGCCCTTAGCACTGTAACATTCTAATGAGTTTCATGTTCAACCAATGCCAGTATCATAGTGTAGGTGCTTAGTTAATGTAGCCTTCATAACCTGACTCCTGACAGAGATTGGTGTGGAGATCCAAGCTTGAATGTGCCTTCATACACTTAGTGGCAGATGTCGCAGTCAttagagagaagaggagtaGCAAAATCGATAAAGGGAGCAACAGCGACCACTACTGCAAAACAAGCTAAGGGATCTATTATCTGATCAATGGCTAGATAGTTGCAGTGAAACTCCAATTACATTTACGGAAAGTTAGCAGATCTTCAAGCAGTCGTGGAGTTGCGGCGGAGGTTCATGTGCCTCTGGACACCGCGTGTTAGCTAAGACCATAACCGCATGTGATAATGCAAACGTTGATACATGTGTTTGCCGAAGTACTGCTTAATAGTCACGGGTTCAGTGGCGTGAGTATTGGAGAACATAGGctctctgctgctgttcttgtttccattcttcttcacagTCTCCATACGTTGCTATATTAGCAAGGTGCTCGTGCTGGATTTGGTTTCATCCGTTCGTTGATGCATGAGGAGGACCAAGATGCTTTTATGTCtttacattttttttctattgtCGTTTTTATGTAATTCAAGTAGCTTGGGTCATCAGCCATAATAATAGCAATCATCTCCGAAAAAGCTGTAAATAGCGATCGCAGTGGGGTTGTTCAAAGTACCAGTTCGATCAAAAACCACAAGGTTTCCTAATACAGAGCCTAGCTGTCTTATATCTGCCATCGTCTGCTCCATAGCCAAATATACGGGCCACATATTTAGAATGATGAGAGCATTAGTCTGTACCTATACGTCTTATAACAGAGACACGCAGACCTGCATCTGTCGTAATCAAACAAATCACGTTCGGTGAGCTTTGCTTTTGGCGCTAGCACATATTAATGGAACCTTAAAAGTTCGTTTAATTGATTGTTTacttctttactattaacaATCAAGGCTTAGTATTGTCTGGCAGAGTTAGATGCCACTCCAGAAGCCATTATGTATACAGCATGAACTCAGCCCCATACCGAATATACCGAAATTCACATGACTGGAACCTTTTTACTGGAACTACTTTTCTTGCCTCGTTTATGTAGTTGAAATCAGCTTAACCAGCCTGATAAACTCCAAGAGCTGCAACATGAGGATTGATTTGGCTCAAGTTGAACGGTGTAACGTTGATCCTTGCATCCGTCAGCGCCAAAAACATGGTTCCATTGATTGCTGGATCATGATCCCACGTCGACACATTGGGCTGGAAAGTAAACGCCGTCTGGTTTCGCAGGTTTATGTTGAGCAGTGGAGAGTACGTGACGTTTAGCTGCGATACCCAAGCCGCCCACCGGGGCACTCGTGCTCTGGTTGTAGTTACGTAGCTGTTGTTTGGCCCGATTAGCTTTCCGGGAGTGTCCCAGTGCAAGAAAACCTGGCGGCCTGGATAAGAAAGCGGGATGGTGCGGTTCCGGCTGATGGCTGGCGAGCAGTTGAGCGTCTGATTGGTGGCGTTGAAGCAAAGCTGCGAGCTTGAGATGTTTGCAGTTGAAAGACTGTTGGCAAAGCCACCAGTGGTCTCATTAAATGCATTAGAGGCATTGATGCGAGCAGGATTAGGCTGATTAAGGATATTGAGCGAGGGGAAGTTTTGCCATATAAGTCGTGTCTGGTTGGCAGGGCAGCTGGAGATATACGGCGCCAGCAGAGACCATTGCCAGCTCTGGGGAATTGAGGGAACGTGCCATACCGGCATCGGAAACTGTCCTCCAAGCTGGCggaagatgagctgctggcgagCCTCTACTGCGATACtctggagcagcagctgggccgCAGGTCTAGAGGTCAGATGCGGCAGAAATCCATAGACGCCCGACTCTCCCCAGCGCGTAAGCTTTTGGTTGAAGTCAAGAAACTCTCGCACATTGGATACGGGATAGTTGTAAGTACATTGTCGAGGTGCCTGTGGGCCGAGCATATTGGTAAGGAGGGTAGCATGTCCGACCTCCTGGTCGGCCATGTACTCAATGAGAAATCTATCATCGGCGTTGACTCCGTTTGATTGAAACTGTCCAGTAGAGAAGTTCTTCAGGCCAAAGTGGAAGAGATCCAGCTCAATCCATTCCTGGTAGAGAGCTAGCGCCAGCGACTGGTAGTCATAGTCACTCTGAGGCCGGTAGACAGGAGCTGATCCATTGGTCCCCAGGCCGCCATTTGGAGTAAACGGCGCAGGCTCGGGCCCGTGGAGCTTGCCGTCGGCTGTGTAATTGAAGGATCCCGGAGCAGGAGGCGCCGATGGAATCTCCGAGGCCAGGATTGTGGAAGCCGTTAGCGCCCCGGTGGTCATTGCCGGTGGTCCTGTAAAGGGGCCATGAGAGGTCACATTCATCTGAGACACCACAGCTGGCGTGACGgtttcagcagcagagaaggTGGTTGTTGGGGTATATAGGAACGGAATAGCCTGAATCGGCGGCAGGTTCGAGAGGGCTAGAAGCCCTGCATATTGGAGGAGCGCATTCCCGATCATTATTGCTTCGTTCTGACCAGGAGTAAGACGTAGTAGGCCGTAACCACAGCCCAAGCAGCTCACTGCTCACCACCCCCAAGAAAGACGACTCTCTTATATTCTTGCTGCTCTCAGCTCACCTTGTCCCTCCAATTCCTCGACATCCTGAGCGTGCCGATACTCCCGGCGCCTGTCACTCGGTCACCACGGCCGTGCCTCAGATTTTGACAGGTTGACAAGCTGTCACGGCCACAAGCCGCTCAAGATGTGACGTATTCTATGCCAGATTGCCGATGGCACAAGATGGGGTGACGACGCCATTGTTCGCCATGCGGTAATGCCGCCGTCATAAAGTTCCGAGATATGCAGCATGCCAATGATTTGCGTGGATGTGGCGGAGGTGGAAAGTTAATAATTCCATGGCTGCGGCGGACGATGAACCCGCGGGCGCGATCTGCTGTCTCTATCCGCGTATATCGGCACATGGTGAGGCAGCATGAGCGAGATTCTGCGGTGCCGTCATGGCATATGTAATCGGTGGGAGGCACAGCCATGGTGGTGACACTTTGTTGCTGCAGAATGCTAAGCTTCATGTGGTGGTTGGCGTGGCAGTGTGGCTGACGtcggcagtggcagcagatgCGGTTGACAGCTTATGACCCACTGCGAGCATTTGTGATGAAATTTTGACAAGCTGCCACGCGTTTGTGGGCAAACAATCGGATTAATATTGCTTTCATGGGCAGCGGTTTATAGTCTCTCCATCCGTCGCTTATGCCGTGGTTGGAAAACCATTAGACCGAGAGTGGCGATATATCGTCGTCTTCACTGATGAGGCTTAGACATATAGGTCGCTAATAACCAAACGCTCTGCCAAATGGTCAAGTTCGATATTTGGGGATGCGGCAGTGTATTGATTCTTTGCTTGGTGCTCTTACATGGCGTTCATGTCCGTACTTTATTTGTGGCTACAGCAATGAAGAAGGTTGAAGTAATTTCAGTCATGTAAAGCCCCATACACGCATTATTTCAATGTCAACGTATTGGTATTTTTATCAACAATTTGGATATAAATCAAGTTATTGCAATGCATTCTTCATGTAAGagtggcttcttcttcttcttcttcttcttctctctccatatCGATCAACCGCGAGAGCCATTGTCAATCAGACCAGCACGCTAATTTCTACGCACCGAGGAGAAGATTTCTTATAGAGTAAAATTAGCAATAATTGACCAACTTCTGGGTCATAACTCGAGACATGGATTTATAGAAAATACATTATATTCAGGTCGCAGGAGGATACTAGAGGGCGGCGAATCAACGATACATGTAGCTGGCCAAGGGGAGAGTTGGAAAATAATGACCGCAAGACAGAAATGCACATACAACTATACGAGGATGGAATATTGGTATCATAAAGGAGCCATCTTTCGGGAGCAATTGAAGCAATTGAAGCAGCTGGGCTTGTTGGCAATATGGGATGCTTTAtatctacctagtacctattaAATACATGCAGGTACACATATAcctacatgcatgtatgcagAAGCCAGAGCGCGGCCAATCATCGTCACACACAAGCGCCCAACGGTACATGTAGGTGCATGCAGGATCGACAATTTTGGGCATCGACCAGATGCA comes from Trichoderma asperellum chromosome 3, complete sequence and encodes:
- a CDS encoding uncharacterized protein (SECRETED:SignalP(1-23)~EggNog:ENOG41), which translates into the protein MIGNALLQYAGLLALSNLPPIQAIPFLYTPTTTFSAAETVTPAVVSQMNVTSHGPFTGPPAMTTGALTASTILASEIPSAPPAPGSFNYTADGKLHGPEPAPFTPNGGLGTNGSAPVYRPQSDYDYQSLALALYQEWIELDLFHFGLKNFSTGQFQSNGVNADDRFLIEYMADQEVGHATLLTNMLGPQAPRQCTYNYPVSNVREFLDFNQKLTRWGESGVYGFLPHLTSRPAAQLLLQSIAVEARQQLIFRQLGGQFPMPVWHVPSIPQSWQWSLLAPYISSCPANQTRLIWQNFPSLNILNQPNPARINASNAFNETTGGFANSLSTANISSSQLCFNATNQTLNCSPAISRNRTIPLSYPGRQVFLHWDTPGKLIGPNNSYVTTTRARVPRWAAWVSQLNVTYSPLLNINLRNQTAFTFQPNVSTWDHDPAINGTMFLALTDARINVTPFNLSQINPHVAALGVYQAG